One Nocardiopsis gilva YIM 90087 genomic window, GCCCGGCGTGGCCGTGGATGTCGGCGAGTCGGTCGCGCAGCGCGCTCATCACGATCGCCTCGATCTCCTCGCGGGCGCGCGCGAAGCGGCGGCGGTCGAGTTCTCCGCTGTCCTTCAGGTGGGCGTGGTGCTGGTCCAGGCGCTCCAGGAGTTCCTCGACGCCTCCTCCCTTGGCCGCCACGGTGCTGACGATCGGCGGCTTCCACTCCTCGGGGGCCCGCTCCACCTGGCCGACCATCTGGCGCAGCTCGCGCACGGTGACGCGTGCGCCCTCGCGGTCGGCCTTGTTCACCACGAAGATATCGGCGATCTCCAGCACCCCGGCCTTGGCCGCCTGGACGCTGTCGCCCATCCCGGGTGCGCAGAGCACCACCGTGGTGTCGGCGTGCCGCGCGATGTCCACTTCGGCCTGGCCCACGCCCACCGTCTCCACGAGAATCACGTCGAAGCCCGCCGCGTCCAGCACGCGCAGCGCGTGCGGCGTGGCCCAGGACAGGCCGCCCAGGTGTCCGCGGCTGGCCATGGAGCGGATGAAGACCCCGCTGTCGGTCGCGTGCTCCTGCATCCGGACGCGGTCGCCGAGCAGGGCGCCGCCGGTGAACGGCGAGGAGGGGTCGACGGCCAGCACAGCGACGCTCTCGCCGCGCGCCCGCAGCGCTTTCACCAGCGCGTTGGTGGAGGTGGACTTTCCGACACCAGGCGACCCGGTCAGCCCCACGATGCGCGCGCCGCCGCTGTGCGGCGCGAGCCCCGCCATGATCTCCCGCAGCTGCGGGGCGGCGTTCTCCACCAGGGAGATCGCCCGCGCGACAGCGCGGCGGTCTCCCTGGATCATACGGTCGACGAGTTCGGGGGCCTGCATGCGACTCCTCGGCGTTGAAGGCTCCGTGCCGGATCGTTGGTGATGCCAAAGATCCGATGACGCCGAGTATCGCAAGTGGCGGGAGAGCCCCGTCACACGAGGTCCCCCGCCGCGTCGTGCGCCGCTGTGTTGGCCCGGTTGGAAGCCGGTCCGGTTAGAAGCCGGAGGTGCCGTCGATCTGCTCGCGCAGGATGTCGGCGTGCCCGGCGTGGCGGCCGGTCTCCTCGATCATGTGCACGTAGATCCAGCGCAGCGAGAGCCCACCGATCTGCGGGTGGGTGAAGGACTGTTCCAGCGGCAGGTCGGCGGCGGCCGCGCGGGACTCGGCGCAGGCGCGCTCGTAGTCCGCGATCAGCGTGTCGAGCGTGTCGTCGTCGGTGAGGTCCCAGGTCGGGTCGTCTTCAGGCGTCTCGAAGTCGATGCCGAGTTCGGCCTTCTCGCGGCCGAGCAGGTAGTGCTGGAACCAGCTGCGCTCGACCACCGCCAGGTGCTTCAGCATTCCGGCAAGCGTTGTCTTGGACGGGACGAGGCGGCGGCGCGCGTCGGTCTCGCTCACCCCGCTCGCGCGCCCGATGACGGCGGCGCGCAGGTAGTCGAGGAACGCTTCGAGGGTCTCGCGCTCGGCCGCTCGGCCCGCGGCCACAACGCGTTTTTCCGTGTCGGTCAGGGGGCGGGGGAAGGTGCGCTCTTTGCTTTCGCTGTCGCTCATGCCCGGCAACCTACGCGCCGGGTACGACACCGGAAAGCGATTATTTCGGGCCTCGCCGAACGCCCGCTTCTCCGATGCCGTACCCGGCGAAGCGCGGGTCAGGCGCCAGGCACCTGGAGCAGCAGCGCGTCGCCCTG contains:
- the meaB gene encoding methylmalonyl Co-A mutase-associated GTPase MeaB — encoded protein: MQAPELVDRMIQGDRRAVARAISLVENAAPQLREIMAGLAPHSGGARIVGLTGSPGVGKSTSTNALVKALRARGESVAVLAVDPSSPFTGGALLGDRVRMQEHATDSGVFIRSMASRGHLGGLSWATPHALRVLDAAGFDVILVETVGVGQAEVDIARHADTTVVLCAPGMGDSVQAAKAGVLEIADIFVVNKADREGARVTVRELRQMVGQVERAPEEWKPPIVSTVAAKGGGVEELLERLDQHHAHLKDSGELDRRRFARAREEIEAIVMSALRDRLADIHGHAGLDKLADAVATGHGDPYTAADTLLSALDR
- a CDS encoding DinB family protein, with the translated sequence MSDSESKERTFPRPLTDTEKRVVAAGRAAERETLEAFLDYLRAAVIGRASGVSETDARRRLVPSKTTLAGMLKHLAVVERSWFQHYLLGREKAELGIDFETPEDDPTWDLTDDDTLDTLIADYERACAESRAAAADLPLEQSFTHPQIGGLSLRWIYVHMIEETGRHAGHADILREQIDGTSGF